The following are from one region of the Bacillota bacterium genome:
- the serC gene encoding 3-phosphoserine/phosphohydroxythreonine transaminase yields the protein MKRAYNFNAGPSALPWPVLEQVQAELLDFAGTGMSIMEISHRSKDYDAVHNHAKAMLYKLLAIPEDYEILFLQGGASLQFAMVPMNLLAQGQTANYILTGTWSEKALKEAEKLGGTFVGGSSEDRNYKYIPALDSLQISRDHAYVHITSNNTIYGTQWHEFPDTEGVPLIADMSSDILSRPFDVSKFGLIYAGAQKNLGPAGVTVVIIRRDLLTNVPEQLPTMLKYKTHIDSNSLYNTPPTTSIYVLSKVLDWVDSRGGLEAIAEHNRAKAELLYDAIDTSDGFYQGHADPEARSLMNVTFTLADKDLEAKFLAEAKAAGFVGINGHRSVGGCRASIYNAVPIEAVEALRDFMLDFRAKN from the coding sequence ATGAAACGAGCTTATAATTTTAACGCCGGACCATCAGCGCTGCCTTGGCCAGTGCTGGAACAGGTTCAAGCAGAACTGCTGGATTTCGCCGGCACAGGCATGTCAATTATGGAGATCAGCCATCGAAGTAAAGATTATGATGCTGTACATAACCACGCTAAAGCAATGCTTTATAAACTATTAGCTATACCAGAAGACTACGAGATTCTCTTCCTTCAAGGTGGGGCCAGTCTCCAGTTTGCAATGGTGCCCATGAACCTTTTAGCCCAGGGTCAAACCGCAAACTATATTTTAACTGGAACCTGGTCGGAAAAAGCCCTTAAAGAAGCAGAGAAGCTGGGCGGCACCTTTGTGGGCGGAAGCAGCGAAGACCGCAATTACAAATACATTCCCGCCCTAGACAGTCTGCAGATCAGCCGGGATCACGCTTATGTCCATATCACTTCCAACAACACGATTTACGGCACCCAGTGGCATGAGTTTCCCGACACCGAAGGCGTGCCGCTGATTGCCGATATGTCCAGCGATATTTTGTCGCGGCCCTTTGATGTGAGTAAATTCGGTTTGATCTATGCTGGTGCCCAGAAAAATTTAGGTCCTGCCGGAGTAACGGTCGTGATCATCCGCCGGGATCTCCTGACTAATGTGCCCGAACAGCTGCCCACCATGTTAAAGTATAAAACTCATATTGACTCTAATTCGCTTTACAACACACCGCCCACCACCTCGATCTATGTATTGAGCAAAGTGCTGGATTGGGTAGACAGCAGGGGAGGGCTGGAAGCAATCGCTGAGCACAACCGGGCCAAAGCTGAGCTGCTCTATGATGCCATTGACACCAGTGACGGCTTTTACCAGGGACACGCCGATCCGGAAGCCCGCTCATTGATGAACGTTACCTTTACCCTCGCGGATAAAGATCTGGAAGCTAAGTTTCTTGCGGAAGCCAAGGCGGCCGGGTTTGTAGGCATTAACGGCCACCGCTCAGTAGGAGGCTGCCGCGCTTCAATTTACAACGCGGTGCCTATTGAGGCCGTTGAAGCTCTGCGCGACTTTATGCTTGACTTTAGAGCCAAGAATTAA
- a CDS encoding phosphoglycerate dehydrogenase, translated as MFRVLVSDKISEEGLAPFLNSSEIEYVLQDVKDTDDLDAYHALLVRSATKVTDELMAKMPKLKIIARAGVGVDNIDVEAATKRGIIVVNAPSGNTISTAEHAFAMMMALARKICPANNSVKNGEWNRSAFQGRELKGKSLGIIGFGRIGSEVAKRAKAFDMTVLAYDPFLTKDRAEKLRVNQVSLNELLAKSDIITIHTPLTQETKGLINMESLKITKQGVLIINCARGGIVDEAALKHYLEIGHVGGAALDVFETEPPQNLDLLKMDNVIATPHIAASTKEAQLNVATIVSEEVLNFAEGKPVRNGVNLPAVSSEVLAKVSHYYELTKIMGLIVSKLAEGSVKSLEVHYSGPITALETTLVTRGLLAGFLQPRVDFIVNDVNAPIIAKEYGISYGEKYLDNGSVYTNLIKAVAITDKGSFTLEGTCIREYGPRIVSIDGFDIDLAPFGSVLLVDHVDTPGVVGRVGQVLGSNAINIGGMQVGRKQQGGAALMIINIDKPITPEVHAELEAISEVTRITNIEF; from the coding sequence ATGTTTCGGGTGTTAGTTTCAGACAAGATCAGCGAGGAGGGCCTGGCACCGTTTTTAAACAGCAGTGAGATTGAATATGTGCTGCAGGATGTCAAAGATACGGATGACTTGGATGCATATCACGCCCTATTGGTGCGCAGCGCCACTAAAGTTACTGATGAACTGATGGCGAAAATGCCGAAGCTGAAAATCATTGCCAGAGCCGGTGTCGGGGTGGACAACATCGATGTTGAGGCTGCCACTAAGCGGGGAATTATTGTAGTCAACGCTCCTTCTGGCAACACCATTTCCACCGCTGAGCACGCTTTTGCCATGATGATGGCCTTAGCGCGGAAAATCTGCCCGGCTAACAATTCGGTGAAAAACGGTGAGTGGAACCGCTCGGCGTTCCAGGGCAGGGAGTTAAAAGGCAAATCGCTCGGAATTATCGGTTTTGGCAGAATCGGTTCGGAAGTTGCCAAGCGAGCCAAGGCCTTTGATATGACTGTTCTCGCCTATGACCCGTTCTTAACCAAGGATCGCGCAGAAAAACTGCGGGTCAATCAAGTCAGCTTAAATGAGCTGCTGGCTAAATCAGATATCATTACGATACATACTCCTCTCACCCAGGAAACCAAGGGTCTGATCAACATGGAGTCGCTTAAGATTACCAAACAGGGAGTTTTAATCATCAACTGCGCTCGCGGCGGTATTGTTGACGAAGCGGCGCTCAAACATTATCTCGAAATTGGGCATGTTGGCGGCGCTGCTCTTGATGTTTTTGAAACTGAGCCGCCGCAGAATTTGGACCTGCTTAAAATGGACAATGTAATTGCCACTCCCCACATTGCCGCTTCGACCAAGGAAGCGCAGCTGAATGTGGCGACCATCGTGAGTGAAGAAGTGCTGAACTTTGCTGAAGGCAAACCGGTCCGCAATGGTGTTAATCTGCCGGCTGTTTCCAGCGAGGTTTTAGCCAAGGTCAGCCATTACTATGAGCTGACCAAGATCATGGGTTTAATTGTATCGAAGCTTGCCGAAGGCTCGGTCAAATCGCTGGAAGTGCACTACAGCGGACCGATTACCGCTTTAGAGACTACTTTAGTAACCAGGGGCCTGTTAGCCGGTTTCCTGCAGCCCCGCGTTGATTTTATTGTCAACGATGTCAATGCTCCAATTATCGCAAAGGAGTACGGCATCAGCTATGGAGAGAAATACTTAGATAATGGTTCGGTCTACACCAACCTGATTAAAGCAGTCGCCATCACTGACAAGGGATCCTTTACTTTAGAAGGCACCTGCATCAGAGAATATGGACCGCGGATCGTTTCCATTGACGGTTTTGACATCGACCTCGCTCCTTTTGGCAGCGTGCTGCTGGTCGACCACGTCGATACTCCGGGTGTTGTGGGACGAGTGGGACAGGTCCTCGGCAGCAATGCGATTAATATCGGGGGCATGCAGGTAGGCCGCAAACAGCAGGGTGGCGCGGCACTGATGATAATCAACATCGACAAGCCAATTACCCCTGAAGTTCACGCTGAGTTAGAAGCAATCAGCGAAGTCACTCGGATTACCAATATTGAGTTTTAA